One window from the genome of Nicotiana tomentosiformis chromosome 5, ASM39032v3, whole genome shotgun sequence encodes:
- the LOC104118403 gene encoding DNA repair protein RAD16: MKLRSFPSSSSIKGEGSYQYQDSSDEDDFLPMSSDSDYIGSSDEDEDIFNLLRESQTNGVLDNDYSEEVLSNIIKRRKVGSSRKRGSRNIKSKEEQVDEEHVDWMMNEVGCGVEVDSGYLLLMGRIEDRKKNRDKNKKKRPTLMWEIWEEENDRWMAENYTNDLDLDCQNGLVNETAETPSDLLMPLLRYQKEWLAWALKQEESTARGGVLADEMGMGKTVQAIALVLAKRELGQAISESSLPPSAPCTSQELPAVKGTLVICPVVAVIQWVSEIDRFTTKGSNKILVYHGANREKNIHKFAEYDFVITTYSTVEAEYRKNVMPPKEKCQWCGKSFYEQKLSVHQRYFCGPDAVRTAKQSKQERKKLKPGGKMSKLKKESIKGKAKTDSDSEIETGSKRGRGKGVKRKIKTDAGSIDDATGVDQDMITRKSILHSVKWNRIILDEAHYVKDRRCNTARAIFALESSYKWALSGTPLQNRVGELYSLVRFLQMIPYSYYFCKDCDCRVLDYSSTDCPHCPHKSVRHFCWWNKYIASPIQSQGNRGTGRDAMVLLKHKILKSILLRRTKKGRAADLALPPRIVTLRKDSLDVKEEDYYTSLYNESQAQFNTYIQAGTLMNNYAHIFDLLTRLRQAVDHPYLVVYSSTALARSGNTDDSGYAEQPCGLCHDPVEDPVVASCTHVFCKSCLIDFSASVGQVSCPSCSKPLTVDFTANEKGDQKTKPHVKGFRSSSILNRIRLNDFQTSTKIDALREEIRFMVERDGSAKAIVFSQFTSFLDLIHYSLQKSGISCVQLVGSMSITARDSAITRFTEDPDCRIFLMSLKAGGVALNLTVASHVFLMDPWWNPAVEQQAQDRIHRIGQYKPIRIVRFVIENTIEERILKLQEKKELVFEGTVGGSSEALGKLTEADLKFLFVT, translated from the exons ATGAAGCTCCGTTCTTTCCCTTCTTCGTCTTCGATCAAAG GAGAAGGAAGCTACCAATATCAGGATAGCTCTGATGAGGATGATTTTCTTCCTATGTCTTCGGATTCAGATTACATCGGAAGCAGTGACGAAG ATGAAGATATATTTAATTTGTTGAGGGAATCCCAAACTAATGGAGTTCTTGATAATGATTACAGTGAGGAAGTTTTGTCCAATATAATAAAAAGAAGGAAAGTAGGATCCTCTAGAAAGAGGGGCAGTAGGAatatcaaatcaaaggaagagcAGGTAGACGAGGAGCATGTAGATTGGATGATGAATGAAGTAGGATGTGGGGTTGAAGTAGATAGTGGCTACCTTCTATTGATGGGGAGGATAGAGGATAGGAAGAAGAACCGtgacaagaataaaaagaagagaCCCACTTTGATGTGGGAGATCTGGGAAGAAGAGAACGATCGGTGGATGGCTGAAAACTATACAAATGATTTAGACTTGGATTGTCAGAACGGGTTGGTGAATGAAACTGCTGAGACACCATCAGATTTGCTCATGCCGTTGCTGAGGTACCAGAAAGAGTGGTTGGCTTGGGCATTGAAGCAAGAAGAATCTACTGCTAGAGGCGGTGTTCTTGCCGATGAGATGGGGATGGGAAAGACTGTTCAAGCTATAGCTCTTGTGCTTGCTAAACGCGAATTAGGGCAAGCAATTTCTGAATCCAGTTTACCGCCATCTGCCCCTTGTACTTCCCAGGAGCTCCCAGCAGTGAAAGGAACTCTTGTTATATGTCCTGTTGTTGCTGTGATTCAGTGGGTCAGTGAGATTGACCGCTTTACCACTAAAGGAAGCAACAAAATTCTTGTTTATCATGGTGCAAACAGGGAGAAAAATATCCACAAATTCGCAGAATATGATTTTGTTATCACCACATACTCCACAGTGGAGGCTGAGTATAGGAAAAATGTGATGCCACCAAAAGAAAAATGCCAGTGGTGTGGAAAATCTTTTTATGAACAAAAGTTGTCTGTTCACCAAAGATACTTCTGTGGGCCAGATGCTGTTAGAACTGCTAAGCAATCAAAGCAGGAGAGGAAGAAGTTAAAGCCTGGAGGAAAGATGTCAAAGCTGAAAAAAGAATCTATTAAAGGCAAGGCTAAGACAGACAGTGATTCAGAGATTGAGACAGGTAGTAAAAGAGGTCGTGGGAAGGGCGTGAAGCGCAAGATCAAGACAGATGCTGGTTCTATTGATGATGCAACCGGTGTTGATCAAGATATGATCACGAGGAAGTCAATTTTGCACTCTGTAAAATGGAACCGTATAATTTTGGATGAG GCCCATTATGTGAAAGATAGACGCTGCAATACTGCAAGAGCTATTTTTGCGTTAGAATCTTCTTATAAGTGGGCGTTAAGCGGTACTCCCCTCCAGAACCGTGTAGGAGAGTTGTACTCACTT GTTCGTTTCCTGCAAATGATTCCTTACTCGTACTACTTCTGCAAAGATTGTGATTGCAGAGTGTTGGACTATAG CTCAACCGACTGCCCACATTGCCCCCACAAATCTGTTCGGCACTTTTGTTGGTGGAATAAA TATATTGCCTCACCCATACAATCTCAAGGGAATCGTGGGACTGGTAGAGATGCGATGGTTTTGTTGAAACACAAAATTTTGAAAAGCATATTGCTAAGACGTACTAAAAAGGGAAGGGCTGCTGATCTTGCACTTCCTCCCAGGATT GTTACCTTGCGCAAAGATTCTTTGGATGTTAAAGAAGAAGACTATTACACATCACTGTACAATGAAAGTCAGGCACAATTTAATAC ATACATTCAAGCTGGTACTCTGATGAATAACTATGCTCACATTTTTGATCTACTCACACGCCTGCGACAG GCAGTTGATCATCCTTACCTTGTGGTATACTCTAGTACTGCTTTGGCTAGAAGTGGAAACACTGATGATTCTGGCTATGCTGAACAACCATGTGGTTTATGTCATGATCCAGTAGAAGATCCAGTT GTTGCTTCTTGCACACATGTCTTTTGCAAGTCATGTCTGATAGATTTTTCTGCAAGCGTGGGGCAAGTGTCATGCCCTTCATGTTCTAAACCACTTACAGTGGATTTCACTGCAAATGAGAAGGGGGATCAGAAAACTAAACCGCATGTCAAAGGGTTTAGGTCATCAAGTATACTGAACAGAATTCGTCTTAATGATTTCCAGACAAGCACAAAAATAGATGCTTTG AGAGAAGAAATAAGGTTCATGGTTGAAAGAGATGGTTCTGCAAAAGCAATAGTTTTCAGCCAATTCACATCGTTTTTGGATCTGATACACTATTCTCTACAGAAG TCGGGCATCAGTTGTGTTCAATTAGTTGGATCCATGTCTATAACTGCAAGAGATTCTGCAATTACAAGATTTACTGAGGATCCAGATTGCAGGATATTCCTTATGAGCTTAAAAGCTGGAGGTGTTGCCCTCAATCTTACAGTGGCATCACAT GTTTTCTTGATGGATCCTTGGTGGAATCCTGCTGTGGAGCAGCAAGCCCAAGATAGAATCCATCGAATAGGGCAGTATAAACCAATCAG GATTGTGAGATTTGTGATTGAGAATACAATTGAGGAGAGGATCCTAAAGTTGCAAGAGAAGAAGGAACTGGTTTTTGAAGG GACGGTCGGTGGTTCTTCGGAGGCCTTGGGAAAGCTAACAGAGGCAGACTTGAAATTCTTGTTCGTAACCTAA